The genomic segment ttagtgttctttctcaaaattttgatgtttctttttcttttcaggCTCTTGTTCTTCTTTAGAATCAGAACACAGACACTTGTCTGTTCTACTTTCCATATCAAACGCGTCAATTTCCTCCTTTACCTTTCACCGCCGACAAAGATTTTGACAAAACTCGAATTCGAATTGCAGCACCCTTGTCTCATTCCGCTTCATTTCCGCTCTTTTCCATTCTTATACAATAAAGCTTCTTTCAGTTCGCAAACATTCATATACAAATCATGTCTTCTAAacattcatatataaataatgttttaaaatactaacaattctttcttttaagtgtaaattttttttatctgtaaaCTTCAAAGAggatttatttttaagtatctCAGTGgtaaaacttattattattattctgcGACAAGCTACACACGGaacacttttaatataataaatttataaaacactAGTTTTTGTAAATGAATCAACTATTTCGATGACAAGTTGATTGggattcttaaaaaaaatttaaaatgagatTAACTTATCAGAGGAATGTCGTCAAATCAGAAACAACAATGATTTTTCATATAACTATGTTGTTGGAGTGATTCTCCAATGCATCTCCCAAAATTCTTCCTACAActctaaaattattaatttatccttttaattaaaaagaaaaaaattgtaccGGTAATTCGCTTAAACTTGATTATAAACTTAATCAAAATGTTTTTCATCTTTAAGTCGTTTACTCTTATACcatccagttttttttttttgttaagatGGTAAGTTTGAATTTGGTTGGCCAATTGTCTTATCGTCCGTTATACTCAATGATCGGACGGTctataattaatattcaatagTGAAAAATAATGACGTTGTGTCATAATGTGTCAACTGAATGGTAAGCATAGTAAGTTAGCACCAATTATATTTCCATTCTCAAAATCCAAATTAATACAATGAACAAGTAGTAATTATCTTACTTATAATCATTCTCAAACATCtaataaaacacaatatatctTACATATCTAATAACATATACAACCCTacacataatatttttacattccCATTTTTCAACGGCTAGGAAAACTACCACGGAAGAAGAATCACCTGAGAGGATTCAAGTGTTTTATTTGTCCCTGCAACACACCATTTtaaccaaaatattaaataataattttaactcttttaaTTACGATTCTGAATTCTGACGGGGAAGCCACCCAccatgaaagaagtgaagtagccaccGTACTTGGGTTCCGCCACGTCGGAAACCACCTTAAAGCGTCTCAAAATCCCGGCCACAATTCGTTTCATTTGCAAGAACGACATTTCCTTACCCAAACAGATCCTTGGACCAGCCTGAAACACGGGATAAGTAAAAGCATCCACGGCCACGAACTTCCACCTGCCTTCCACCTCCTCCCAAGTCAGCCACCTCTCCGGCCGAAACTCCGCCCAATCCGGCCCCCAAATCTTCTCCGACCTCCCCATGGCGTAAATATGATACGTCACCCTCCACCCTCTCTTCACCAAACTCCCATCGGGTAAAAGATCATCGCGTATGGCCTCTTTCGAATTCGCCGGAACGGGTGGGTAAAGCCTCATGGTCTCACACAAAGCCGCATGCGTGTAgaccatgtctttcatttcctCACACACGTGTGTGTACACCGTGTCTTTCTGCGTCACCTCCTTTAGAACCTTCTCCTCCACGTGCGGGTGGTTCGAGAGGAGCCAGAAGAACCAGGTGAGCACCCCTGAGGTTGTGTCCCTCCCCGCGATGATAAAGCTGAGGATTATATCTACAACGAACTCTTCGTCCGAATGGCCTGAGCATAAAAACCGTGACAAAAGATCCACGGAATCTAGGGTTTCCTTTTCCCGAAgctcctttttcttctctcttattaTTCTCCTTGCCAAATCCTTCACTTCCGACACCGCTTCCTTCAGCCGCTTCTCCGAGCCTAGGTTAAGGACTTTTTTGGTTTTCCATATCAGAGGGAACGCCGCGTGTAGTCTCTTACTGCAGATTATTGTGGCGTCGGTTATGGCGGTGGTGAAGGGGGTTTCCCGGAGGAAGCACTCCGGGTCGAAGCCGCAAGCGATTTTGCAGATGTTGTCCAAGGTGAAGCGTTGGAGAGTATTTTGGAAGTCTGAGATGATGGTTTTGTTCCGGGATGCGTTATCGAGAAGGGGCAGAAGGCGGTCGGAGAGCTGCACGTCGACGACGGTTTCGATGAACTTGCGGAGGCTCTGAGTGCTGAATTCATGGCTGGATATTTGGCGTTGAAGTTTCCAGTCGGGGCCATCTGCGTTGAAAATTCCCTGGCCGAGAAAATCGTCAAGGGCGCATTTGAAGGTTGGGCCCTTCTGGTAGAGTGGGAAGTTGGTCTTGAGAATGTGTTGTACTACACTAGGATTAGCTGTGAAGAGATGGCGGGAGCCGAAGCCGCGGTGGAGGACGAAGGTGGAGGAGGGGGAGGCATGGAGTATGTCGGACGTCCAGTGTATGCGTCGATGCTTGTTTGCTATGATGGACGGCACTGAACCGATGATAGGATAGACTTTGGGAATTCCGGTGGTGGTGGCAGCGGGGGGcgtggaagaaggaggagaggATGGTGATTTGCCTTTAAATACTATTGTGGCTAAGAACCAAAGGGGAGTTGCAAACAGAAGaagtaaacaaaacaaaatttcagaTTCCATGTTTAGCGAGTTAGTGTACTCAATCACGTGATCCTTTCTCTGCTAAATGTTCACACATTCGCAGCATCTTTATACTCACCAAGTGCTTCCTGTTTCGAATAtggaagtaattttcaaattttaaaatttttacaaagATGGATAAGATATGTTTATTATTTCAGgttgaaaaataagaatttgtctTTACAAATATGggtttctgttatttttattaaagttataattCACATTATGAccttttttctaataaaattgtGTCTTTTAAgcagttttttatttattttatggaaTCCGTGCTTCTTGTCTGAtgtttttgtattatcttgttGATCTTGGCCACCCTTTTGAATTTGTTGtctctttttagtttttctctTGATCCAAGTTTGTTCCAGGGTTAAACAACTTTAAAGAATAGAAAGAAAACATAGtgtcgtcaaaatgggttgaaacccatTAGTCAACCCGgttcaccacgggtttgagtcaGATTGggttagaaaaaaatgtaaaattttttatgtgagtcaattttgacccggctcactaagaacccggctcacacgggttgaacccatggtaggtcgggttggctcaccaatccacctatttttttaatcaaattaaattaattattcaaatcctattttttttattgaaatcaaattaattattcaaaatgcacaacctttacttagcaaAAGAGCCTTCGCGTTGGTGTatgacaattttatcttgtgctatatatttttgttaacgtctatatgtagtttcttttATGTCTCACTAaattaaattggcaaaattttacgcttgatagcttagaatatatataacaatatatttcttttgttttattttcttttatatcaattggttcaattattattgtttcaatttgatcgatcaaagtaacatgttataagaatctgagaagaagaaggtgaaaaaaaagttaattaagtgagccaatgagccaacccgtttaaccaaccaacccatggtgggtcgggtcgggttcaaatttttttggctcgctaataaatgagccgggttgggttgactcactaagtggtcaacccgtggtgggtcgggttagGTCAggccgggttacccgttttgacagctctaagaAAACATGCATATAGCTCTTGGCTGGATCTCGACTTTGCATTGCAGAAACCTACTTCTCTTACATACTCAAGTACCTCTTATGAAAAATTATGAGAAGTGGAATTATTCAAATAGCATGATTTTTAAGCGTAGTCTTGTTTTGGTATGTTCTGAGGTCAATTTAACTTTAGTACTGATAAACACGTGGTGGTCAGATTCTAATGCAACTACTAACATCGGTGTTTCAATGAAGGGATGCATAAGCTACCGAAATCCAACTAATTATGAAAGATGGATCTATGTGGGAGATGACAATTTAGTAGAGGTGGAAGCTATAGGAAATTTTAGGTTATTATTGTGCACCAATTTCTTCATGGATTTGAAAGACACTTTTGTTATGCCATCATTTAGATGAAAGTTGGTCTCAATTTCCTatttgaacatattaggatatCTGTGTTCATTTGGAAACCGTAAAttcaaattatctttaaattcaAATGTTGTCAAAACCGATTCACTTTTGGTTAATGATAACTTGTATATGTTGGATACAACAACTTTCTATAGTAAATGATTCAATACATAATCGTTTTGGTACTAAGTGTAAAATTGATAATGTTGATTGTGGCACATTTTAGTACAAACATTTAGGTCACATCTCTAAAAATAGAGTTGAACAACTTGTGTAGATgatattttgaatttcattaaCTTCACAAACTTTGATGTTTGTGTTGAATGCATTAAAGGTAAATAGACCAAGATATTGAGACTAGGTGTATATAGACCTACAAACATCTTATAATTAATAGATACAAATATTTGTGGCTCATTCCCTACACCTTCATGGGGTggtcaataatattttatatcattcatAGACGATTATTCTAGATATGCATACCTATATCTTATTCATGAAAAGTCTCAATCATTGGACGCGTTCAAATCTTTTAAGGCTGCAGTTGAGAATTAACTCGATAAATTCATTAAGAATGTTAGATCTGACCTGAAGTAATGAGAAACACTAgaaaggggggggggggttgaataacatttttttaaatccttTCCGGTGCTGATATTTGATAATTGTTGATAGAGATTGGGTGATCCTCATAAGAAGCTAAGTTCTTAATGTATAAACGTTGTTCTAATAGCCACATTTATAATTCTAGTGTTTATTTAATCTCTGTAGCGTTTAGGAGAAGTGACTCTTAGAGGAATAAGTGTCTGTTGATAAGTGTGCATGCTAACGATGTACTTTTCGCACATCTGATTATTTGAAAGTCAAATGTTTGTAAAGCTAGGACATGACACACAGACTTTTTATGTCGGTTCATTCAACTTAGCTACGTCCAATTCTCCTCTAAAATAACTTGAAGGTTCTACTAGAACCGAGTATCACATACTCTTGGTTGTGTATTATTCTTTatcactcttggtatccctagacATTCCCAGTATCTTTTCGATACACTGTCTCGTTAAGTTTAACCCACTCCTGATTGTTGTTGTCAACCTAGTAACCTTCATTATCATGACTCTGACTGAGTTTTACCCACTTCTAGTTGTgcaatattcttcaccactcctggttTCCCTAGACACTTCCGGTATCTTCCCGATACACTATCTAGTTGAGTTTAACCCACTTATGGACAACCAGGAGTGAGTGAAAATCAGTTATAGTCATAATAACGGGATTACTAGGTTGACTAGGAACACTAGTAGCGGGTAAAACTTAGCTATATAGAGTATGGGGAAGATATTGAGATTGTctagggatactaggagtggtgaagaatactacaTAACTAAGAATTGGTGATACTCAATACCAGTCACAATAGCAGGGGTTACTGGGCTTAAACTAGTGTAActaggagtggtgcgaatactcataTGTACTTCATTGAAATCTAGTGAAACTCTCTAAGATATCTTATAGGAGAACTAGACATAACTCATTtaagtgaactagtataaaatgtGTGTGCTTAGTATGTTAGTTCTAAAAGATTCTatctataaatatagtatata from the Vigna angularis cultivar LongXiaoDou No.4 chromosome 3, ASM1680809v1, whole genome shotgun sequence genome contains:
- the LOC108325063 gene encoding cytochrome P450 94A2; translated protein: MESEILFCLLLLFATPLWFLATIVFKGKSPSSPPSSTPPAATTTGIPKVYPIIGSVPSIIANKHRRIHWTSDILHASPSSTFVLHRGFGSRHLFTANPSVVQHILKTNFPLYQKGPTFKCALDDFLGQGIFNADGPDWKLQRQISSHEFSTQSLRKFIETVVDVQLSDRLLPLLDNASRNKTIISDFQNTLQRFTLDNICKIACGFDPECFLRETPFTTAITDATIICSKRLHAAFPLIWKTKKVLNLGSEKRLKEAVSEVKDLARRIIREKKKELREKETLDSVDLLSRFLCSGHSDEEFVVDIILSFIIAGRDTTSGVLTWFFWLLSNHPHVEEKVLKEVTQKDTVYTHVCEEMKDMVYTHAALCETMRLYPPVPANSKEAIRDDLLPDGSLVKRGWRVTYHIYAMGRSEKIWGPDWAEFRPERWLTWEEVEGRWKFVAVDAFTYPVFQAGPRICLGKEMSFLQMKRIVAGILRRFKVVSDVAEPKYGGYFTSFMVGGFPVRIQNRN